In Streptomyces sp. NBC_00569, a single genomic region encodes these proteins:
- a CDS encoding glyceraldehyde-3-phosphate dehydrogenase: MTVKDDSFTNWKNREEIAESMIPIIGKMHRERDVTVLLHSRSLVNKSVVSILKTHRFARQIAGEELSVTETMPFLQALAALDLGPSQIDIGLLAEAHRADDRGLSVEEFTAEAVSGATGENKIERRQARDVVLYGFGRIGRLVARLLIEKAGSGNGLRLRAIVVRGGGDQDLVKRASLLRRDSIHGQFNGTITVDEANSTIVANGNEIKVIYANDPSEVDYTAYGINDAILIDNTGKWRDREGLSKHLRPGIEKVVLTAPGKGDVPNIVHGVNHDMIKPDEQILSCASCTTNAIVPPLKAMDDEYGVLRGHVETVHSFTNDQNLLDNYHKADRRGRSAPLNMVITETGAASAVAKALPDLKAPITGSSIRVPVPDVSIAILSLRLGRETTREEVLDHLRDVSLNSPLKRQIDFTTAPDAVSMDFVGSRHASIVDAGATKVDGDNAILYLWYDNEFGYSCQVIRVVQHVSGVEYPTYPVPTA; this comes from the coding sequence GTGACTGTCAAAGACGACTCGTTCACCAACTGGAAGAACCGCGAGGAGATCGCGGAGTCGATGATCCCGATCATCGGGAAGATGCACCGGGAGCGGGACGTCACCGTCCTGCTCCACAGCCGCTCCTTGGTGAACAAGTCGGTGGTGAGCATCCTCAAGACCCACCGGTTCGCCCGCCAGATCGCCGGCGAGGAACTGTCGGTCACCGAGACGATGCCGTTCCTGCAGGCGCTGGCCGCGCTCGACCTCGGCCCGTCGCAGATCGACATCGGCCTGCTCGCCGAGGCGCACCGGGCCGACGACCGGGGTCTCTCGGTCGAGGAGTTCACCGCCGAGGCCGTCTCCGGCGCCACGGGTGAGAACAAGATCGAGCGCCGTCAGGCCCGTGACGTCGTCCTCTACGGCTTCGGCCGCATTGGCCGCCTCGTGGCCCGCCTGCTCATCGAGAAGGCCGGCTCCGGCAACGGACTGCGGCTGCGCGCCATCGTCGTCCGCGGCGGGGGCGACCAGGACCTCGTGAAGCGTGCCTCGCTGCTGCGCCGCGACTCCATCCACGGCCAGTTCAACGGCACGATCACGGTCGACGAGGCGAACAGCACGATCGTCGCCAACGGCAACGAGATCAAGGTCATCTACGCCAACGATCCGTCCGAGGTCGACTACACGGCGTACGGCATCAACGACGCCATCCTGATCGACAACACCGGCAAGTGGCGTGACCGCGAGGGCCTGTCGAAGCACCTCCGTCCCGGTATCGAGAAGGTCGTCCTGACCGCTCCGGGCAAGGGCGACGTCCCGAACATCGTGCACGGTGTCAACCACGACATGATCAAGCCGGACGAGCAGATCCTGTCCTGCGCGTCCTGCACCACCAACGCGATCGTCCCGCCGCTGAAGGCGATGGACGACGAGTACGGTGTGCTGCGCGGCCACGTGGAGACCGTCCACTCGTTCACCAACGACCAGAACCTGCTGGACAATTACCACAAGGCCGACCGCCGCGGCCGCTCCGCGCCGCTCAACATGGTCATCACCGAGACCGGCGCCGCCTCCGCCGTCGCGAAGGCGCTGCCCGACCTCAAGGCGCCGATCACCGGCAGCTCGATCCGCGTGCCCGTGCCGGACGTCTCGATCGCGATCCTCAGCCTGCGCCTCGGCCGCGAGACCACCCGCGAGGAAGTCCTCGACCACCTCCGCGACGTCTCGCTGAACTCGCCGCTCAAGCGCCAGATCGACTTCACCACCGCCCCCGACGCCGTGTCCATGGACTTCGTCGGCTCGCGCCACGCCTCCATCGTGGACGCCGGTGCCACCAAGGTCGACGGCGACAACGCGATCCTCTACCTCTGGTACGACAACGAGTTCGGCTACTCGTGCCAGGTCATCCGCGTCGTCCAGCACGTCTCCGGGGTGGAGTACCCGACCTACCCGGTCCCGACCGCGTAA
- a CDS encoding DgaE family pyridoxal phosphate-dependent ammonia lyase produces MNTLYEDLGLTHAINASGKMTALGGSRLDDRVIAAMGEAARGHVVMDDLLVAAGRELARATGTEDACPTTGAAAGIAIAVAALIAGTDPARTERLPDAGGAPNEVVLQKGHAVHFGASVCQMIAVGGGRPVEVGAVNKARPEHFTAAITDRTAALLYVQSHHAVQKGQVPLETVVAIGREHGIPVIVDAAAEEDLRRWPATGADLVVYSGGKAIGGPTSGLICGPADLIAACRAQYGGIGRPMKVGKETVLGLVQAVRDYGTAAGAVDPEQQHARMTRLAERVDGLPGLSARVVRDEAGRLIHRTELTVDPEEAGRNATELAAELAQGQPPVFLRDHHAATGRLAIDPRPLTLQEEEQIVARLTAILGGARATAGPRGHGERTEAGRTPAPDQQDAQVTGRPAAGATPERAADADGTTTPAAPLERRLVVTEAAGLHARPAAAFAQAAGRSAAAVTVRRAGTEGGSEADTREVPARSVLSLMSLNIRSGEEIVLTARGEGAAEALAELAAIAAPESS; encoded by the coding sequence ATGAACACGCTCTACGAGGACCTCGGCCTCACCCACGCCATCAACGCGAGCGGCAAGATGACCGCCCTCGGCGGCAGCCGGCTCGACGACCGGGTGATCGCCGCCATGGGGGAGGCCGCCCGCGGCCATGTGGTGATGGACGACCTGCTCGTCGCCGCGGGCCGGGAACTCGCCCGCGCCACCGGCACCGAGGACGCCTGCCCCACCACCGGCGCCGCGGCCGGCATCGCCATCGCGGTCGCCGCCCTCATCGCCGGCACCGACCCCGCCCGCACCGAGCGACTGCCCGACGCGGGCGGCGCGCCGAACGAGGTGGTGCTGCAGAAGGGGCACGCCGTCCACTTCGGCGCCTCCGTGTGCCAGATGATCGCCGTCGGGGGCGGCCGGCCCGTCGAGGTCGGCGCCGTGAACAAGGCGCGGCCCGAGCACTTCACCGCCGCGATCACCGACCGCACCGCGGCTCTCCTGTATGTCCAGTCGCACCACGCCGTACAGAAGGGCCAGGTCCCGCTGGAGACGGTGGTGGCCATCGGACGGGAGCACGGTATCCCGGTGATCGTGGACGCGGCGGCCGAGGAGGACCTGCGCCGCTGGCCGGCCACCGGCGCCGACCTCGTCGTCTACAGCGGGGGCAAGGCCATCGGGGGACCCACCTCCGGACTGATCTGCGGACCGGCCGACCTGATCGCCGCGTGCCGCGCACAGTACGGCGGCATCGGGCGGCCGATGAAGGTCGGCAAGGAAACCGTCCTCGGCCTCGTACAGGCGGTGCGCGACTACGGAACCGCGGCCGGCGCCGTCGACCCGGAGCAGCAGCACGCCCGTATGACGCGGCTCGCCGAGCGCGTCGACGGGCTGCCGGGACTCTCCGCGCGCGTCGTTCGCGACGAGGCGGGCCGGCTCATCCACCGGACGGAACTGACCGTCGACCCGGAGGAGGCGGGCCGGAACGCGACCGAGCTCGCCGCGGAGCTGGCGCAGGGGCAGCCGCCCGTGTTCCTGCGGGACCACCACGCCGCCACCGGCAGGCTGGCCATCGACCCCCGGCCGCTGACGCTGCAGGAGGAGGAACAGATCGTGGCCAGGCTCACCGCGATCCTGGGCGGCGCGCGGGCGACCGCCGGGCCCCGCGGTCACGGAGAGCGGACAGAGGCAGGGCGGACACCGGCACCGGACCAGCAGGACGCGCAGGTGACCGGTCGGCCGGCAGCCGGGGCGACGCCCGAGCGGGCGGCGGACGCGGACGGCACGACGACGCCGGCGGCGCCCTTGGAGCGCCGCCTGGTGGTGACCGAGGCGGCAGGGCTGCACGCCCGGCCGGCGGCGGCCTTCGCCCAGGCCGCAGGCCGCAGCGCGGCAGCCGTGACGGTACGCCGAGCCGGTACGGAAGGCGGTTCCGAGGCCGATACACGCGAGGTACCGGCCCGCAGCGTGCTGTCCCTGATGTCGCTCAACATCCGCTCCGGCGAGGAGATCGTCCTCACCGCGCGCGGCGAAGGTGCGGCCGAGGCACTCGCCGAGCTGGCGGCCATCGCCGCACCCGAATCCTCCTGA
- a CDS encoding DUF4310 family protein — translation MTTNDATTTAGAAAPAGRTRGKVPGEGSFWLSEWAFPLFVAALAAGIFAGTHLYYVYRTGTFSDVAVTAMLKGGMDSGSYGAAAAFGAGFLFARIIEGPMVGILDIGGSLQTGVGIGIPAMLLAAGITAPLEHFWLALPTGALLGALIGALILAIRRATVNSAGGTSTFGADVMMGAGNSAGRYLGPLVIIAAATASLPVGLGSTLGAALFYWWKKPLTGGAILGAMLFGLFFPIAGT, via the coding sequence ATGACCACGAACGACGCCACCACCACCGCGGGAGCCGCGGCGCCCGCGGGCAGGACCCGCGGCAAAGTCCCCGGCGAGGGCAGCTTCTGGCTCTCGGAATGGGCCTTCCCGCTCTTCGTGGCGGCCTTGGCGGCCGGCATCTTCGCCGGTACGCATCTGTACTACGTCTACCGCACCGGCACCTTCAGCGACGTCGCCGTCACCGCGATGCTCAAGGGCGGTATGGACAGCGGGAGTTACGGGGCGGCGGCGGCCTTCGGCGCCGGCTTCCTGTTCGCCCGGATCATCGAGGGGCCGATGGTCGGCATCCTCGACATCGGCGGTTCGCTGCAGACCGGAGTCGGCATCGGCATCCCCGCGATGCTGCTGGCTGCCGGGATCACCGCCCCGCTGGAGCACTTCTGGCTGGCTCTGCCCACCGGCGCCCTGCTGGGCGCGCTGATCGGCGCCCTGATCCTGGCCATCCGGCGGGCCACCGTGAACTCGGCGGGCGGCACCTCCACCTTCGGCGCCGACGTCATGATGGGCGCCGGAAACTCCGCAGGCCGCTATCTGGGCCCCTTGGTGATCATCGCCGCGGCCACCGCCTCCCTGCCCGTGGGCCTCGGCTCCACCCTCGGCGCCGCGCTCTTCTACTGGTGGAAGAAGCCGCTGACCGGCGGCGCCATCCTCGGCGCCATGCTCTTCGGGCTCTTCTTCCCCATCGCGGGCACCTAG
- a CDS encoding SFCGS family glycine-rich protein, whose product MAVKIVIGHRLGKGQAVADGIRAAGGEPILIPGPGADMKVGDVMAAEGAALGISFCGSGGAGAVTAKAKYGHDIEFGMRSPQAGITAVQQGKTVLGFGFLDSEELGFKVTEALLKKLGESA is encoded by the coding sequence ATGGCAGTCAAGATCGTGATCGGACACCGGCTCGGCAAGGGCCAGGCGGTCGCCGACGGCATACGGGCGGCGGGCGGCGAGCCCATCCTGATCCCGGGCCCCGGCGCGGACATGAAGGTCGGCGACGTGATGGCCGCCGAGGGCGCGGCCCTCGGCATCTCGTTCTGCGGCAGTGGCGGCGCGGGCGCGGTCACGGCCAAGGCCAAGTACGGGCATGACATCGAGTTCGGCATGCGCTCCCCGCAGGCCGGTATCACCGCTGTGCAGCAGGGCAAGACGGTCCTGGGCTTCGGCTTCCTGGACAGCGAGGAACTCGGCTTCAAGGTGACCGAGGCGCTGCTGAAGAAGCTCGGGGAGTCGGCGTGA
- a CDS encoding DUF4311 domain-containing protein: protein MNETLTIALESMVIGALIGFGASAGVARMFHAPKVQGMGAFRTLGELNACENDPVAHFSFGLGFFFNAWASAVGTGALTSDVDHRIVPHWAAALSMTKNRNLDETLHNPRRMAAYGACVGLVLVTVLNTTAASIPHSLQKVAADVLGPASEWLINPVMPIVFWMAAVDAGRRSGGWATVLGGLAHVVMGNAVPGIVLGIVVGKGIDDLGWTRVTKSLAGAVVALFVVSAFLRGVDIQLLQQMKADVPHWLSRLHDATGTTPTK, encoded by the coding sequence ATGAACGAGACGCTCACCATCGCACTGGAGTCGATGGTCATCGGCGCCCTGATCGGCTTCGGGGCGAGCGCGGGCGTGGCCCGCATGTTCCACGCGCCCAAGGTGCAGGGCATGGGTGCCTTCCGGACCCTGGGCGAACTCAACGCCTGCGAGAACGACCCGGTCGCGCACTTCTCCTTCGGCCTCGGCTTCTTCTTCAACGCCTGGGCCAGCGCGGTCGGCACCGGTGCGCTGACCTCGGACGTCGATCACCGCATCGTGCCGCACTGGGCCGCCGCGCTGTCGATGACCAAGAACCGCAACCTCGACGAGACGCTGCACAACCCGCGCCGGATGGCGGCCTACGGGGCGTGCGTCGGGCTGGTCCTGGTGACGGTCCTGAACACCACCGCCGCGTCCATTCCGCACTCCCTGCAGAAGGTCGCGGCCGACGTGCTCGGCCCCGCCTCGGAGTGGCTGATCAACCCCGTCATGCCGATCGTCTTCTGGATGGCGGCGGTCGACGCGGGGCGGCGCAGCGGAGGCTGGGCCACCGTGCTCGGCGGTCTGGCGCATGTCGTGATGGGCAACGCGGTTCCCGGCATCGTGCTCGGCATCGTGGTCGGCAAGGGCATCGACGACCTGGGCTGGACGAGGGTCACCAAGTCGCTGGCCGGCGCGGTCGTGGCGCTGTTCGTCGTCAGCGCCTTCCTGCGCGGTGTGGACATCCAGCTGCTGCAGCAGATGAAGGCGGATGTGCCGCACTGGCTGAGCCGGCTCCACGACGCGACCGGTACCACCCCGACGAAGTGA
- a CDS encoding DUF4312 family protein, whose translation MIEDRHTVRVSGTGPTREKAFATAMQQVSGAVGKLTDGVCFRVEPLAVEVASAVEHRWTERFLGLLFARERRRYELTLRIEVRTAALDLDAIEFSVREERLTPLQHALHMR comes from the coding sequence GTGATCGAGGACCGGCACACGGTCCGGGTCAGCGGCACCGGGCCGACCCGCGAGAAGGCGTTCGCCACCGCCATGCAGCAGGTCTCCGGTGCCGTCGGGAAGCTGACGGACGGCGTCTGCTTCCGGGTCGAGCCGCTCGCCGTCGAGGTCGCGTCCGCGGTCGAACACCGCTGGACGGAACGGTTCCTGGGTCTGCTCTTCGCCCGCGAGCGCCGCCGCTACGAGCTGACCCTGCGGATCGAGGTGCGCACCGCCGCACTCGATCTGGACGCCATCGAATTCTCCGTACGCGAGGAGCGGCTGACGCCGCTCCAGCACGCGCTCCACATGAGGTGA
- a CDS encoding aminopeptidase P family protein, which produces MRTGWADTEQRDLRPDEQASHAARRRAALSARFPGERLVVPSGKLKIRSNDSYYPFRPYSAYVHLTGDQARDSAVVFEPRADGGHDIHLYLLPRDSRDSDEFWTGMTSELWMGRRRSLAESELVLGLPCRDIRDAASELSAAPEAPTRIVRGHDPALEAVLTTEAERDAGLEEALSELRLVKDAWEIGELRKAVDSTVRGFTDVVRELATAIATSERWIEGTFFRRARLEGNAVGYGSICAAGEHATIMHWEQNDGPVRPGELLLLDAGVETHTLYTADVTRTLPISGTFTPLQRKIYDAVYEAQEAGIAAVKPGAAYRDFHDAAQRYMAGKLVEWGLLEGDPERVFELGLQRRFTMAGTGHMLGLDVHDCAAARTESYVGGPLEPGMVLTVEPGLYFQPDDLSVPQEYRGIGVRIEDDLLVTADGTENLSAGLPRSADEVEAWMRTLAGDR; this is translated from the coding sequence ATGCGGACGGGCTGGGCCGACACCGAGCAGCGCGACCTGCGCCCGGACGAGCAGGCGTCGCACGCCGCCCGTCGACGCGCCGCACTGTCCGCGCGGTTCCCGGGCGAGCGGCTGGTGGTCCCGTCCGGCAAGCTCAAGATCCGCTCGAACGACAGCTACTACCCGTTCCGCCCGTACTCGGCGTATGTGCATCTGACGGGAGATCAGGCACGCGACAGCGCCGTCGTGTTCGAGCCGCGCGCCGACGGCGGTCACGACATCCACCTCTATCTGCTCCCGCGCGACAGCCGTGACAGCGACGAGTTCTGGACCGGCATGACGTCCGAGCTGTGGATGGGCCGGCGCCGCAGCCTCGCCGAGTCGGAACTGGTCCTCGGCCTGCCCTGCCGCGACATCCGCGACGCCGCCTCCGAGCTGTCGGCCGCGCCCGAGGCGCCGACCCGCATCGTCCGCGGCCACGACCCCGCACTCGAGGCCGTGTTGACGACGGAGGCGGAGCGCGACGCCGGGCTGGAGGAGGCGCTGTCCGAGCTGCGCCTGGTCAAGGACGCGTGGGAGATCGGCGAGCTGCGCAAGGCCGTCGACTCCACGGTGCGCGGTTTCACCGATGTCGTACGGGAACTGGCCACGGCGATCGCGACCTCGGAGCGCTGGATCGAGGGCACCTTCTTCCGCCGCGCCCGCCTGGAGGGCAACGCCGTCGGCTACGGCTCGATCTGCGCGGCCGGCGAGCACGCCACGATCATGCACTGGGAGCAGAACGACGGCCCGGTGCGCCCCGGTGAACTCCTGCTCCTCGACGCGGGCGTGGAGACCCACACCCTGTACACCGCGGACGTGACCCGCACGCTCCCGATCAGCGGCACGTTCACGCCGCTCCAGCGCAAGATCTACGACGCGGTGTACGAGGCCCAGGAGGCGGGCATCGCCGCCGTGAAGCCGGGTGCGGCCTACCGCGACTTCCACGACGCGGCGCAGCGGTACATGGCGGGCAAGCTCGTGGAGTGGGGGCTGCTGGAGGGTGACCCGGAGCGGGTCTTCGAGCTCGGTCTCCAGCGGCGCTTCACCATGGCGGGCACCGGTCACATGCTCGGCCTCGACGTCCACGACTGTGCTGCCGCACGCACGGAGTCGTACGTGGGCGGCCCGCTGGAGCCCGGCATGGTGCTGACGGTCGAGCCCGGCCTGTACTTCCAGCCGGACGACCTGTCGGTGCCGCAGGAGTACCGCGGCATCGGCGTGCGGATCGAGGACGACCTGCTGGTCACGGCCGACGGCACGGAGAACCTGTCGGCGGGCCTGCCGCGGTCGGCGGACGAGGTCGAGGCGTGGATGCGCACGCTCGCGGGCGACCGGTAG
- a CDS encoding amidohydrolase/deacetylase family metallohydrolase — MLLGRPPSMAVQASDPNRFDLVILGGQVVDPERGTVEPGDVALAGDRIAAVGPAGTLDPAGAEVYDATGLLVTPGLIDLHTHIYDGATGLGVPADLAGVRQGVTTVVDAGSCGSDHWPHFASSVVAPAATRVLSWLNISRHGLVHGTKELVGGAADIDVKATDRILADNPAVVRGLKIRMSRSVLGDSGLAPLRTAREIAAAHALPVMVHVGNAPPAFGDVLDLLGPGDVVTHAFHGKPGGLFGDGAEPLPQVRAALERGIRFDVGHGSASFAFDTAERALAAGIRPYTISTDLHARNMNGPVRDLCHTLSKLLALGMSLPEVIRCATTRPAEVLGMAGELGSLRPGAAGDLSLLEDRGAPDRLTDSQGVTRPAGTRLAPVATVRAGRPVPIRKATA; from the coding sequence ATGCTCCTTGGAAGGCCGCCGTCCATGGCTGTGCAGGCATCCGACCCAAACCGATTCGATCTTGTGATTCTTGGCGGGCAGGTGGTCGACCCCGAGCGGGGCACCGTCGAGCCGGGCGATGTCGCGCTCGCCGGCGACCGGATCGCGGCGGTCGGCCCGGCCGGGACGCTCGACCCGGCCGGTGCCGAGGTGTACGACGCGACGGGCCTGCTCGTCACCCCCGGTCTGATCGACCTGCACACGCACATCTACGACGGCGCCACCGGCCTCGGTGTCCCGGCCGATCTGGCCGGTGTCCGGCAGGGTGTGACGACGGTCGTCGACGCGGGAAGCTGCGGCAGCGACCACTGGCCGCACTTCGCCTCCTCGGTCGTCGCCCCGGCCGCCACCCGCGTGCTGAGCTGGCTCAACATCTCCCGGCACGGCCTCGTGCACGGCACGAAAGAACTCGTCGGTGGCGCGGCGGACATCGATGTCAAGGCCACTGACCGGATCCTCGCCGACAACCCGGCGGTGGTGCGGGGCCTCAAGATCCGCATGAGCCGTTCGGTCCTCGGCGACAGCGGTCTGGCGCCGCTGCGCACGGCCAGGGAGATCGCCGCGGCGCACGCGCTGCCGGTCATGGTCCACGTCGGCAACGCACCGCCCGCCTTCGGCGACGTCCTGGACCTGCTCGGGCCGGGCGACGTCGTCACCCACGCCTTCCACGGCAAGCCCGGCGGGCTGTTCGGTGACGGCGCCGAACCGCTGCCGCAGGTCCGGGCGGCGCTGGAGCGCGGCATCCGGTTCGACGTGGGACACGGCAGCGCCAGCTTCGCGTTCGACACCGCGGAACGGGCTCTGGCGGCCGGCATCCGTCCGTACACCATCAGCACCGACCTGCACGCCCGCAACATGAACGGGCCGGTACGGGACCTCTGCCACACCCTGTCCAAACTGCTCGCCCTGGGGATGTCGCTGCCGGAGGTCATCCGGTGCGCCACCACGCGCCCGGCCGAAGTGCTGGGCATGGCAGGCGAGTTGGGTTCGCTGCGGCCGGGCGCCGCGGGCGACCTGAGTCTGCTCGAGGACCGCGGAGCGCCGGACCGGCTCACCGACTCCCAGGGAGTCACCCGCCCGGCAGGAACCCGGCTCGCGCCTGTCGCCACCGTCCGCGCCGGGCGTCCGGTGCCGATACGAAAGGCCACCGCATGA
- a CDS encoding bifunctional 4-hydroxy-2-oxoglutarate aldolase/2-dehydro-3-deoxy-phosphogluconate aldolase encodes MSLTPAVQSVVDHLQQARAVPTVRAADADAAYALARELLDAGFSTFEFTATTPGWEGLVKGWHQEFPQAVFGLGTVTSPRIAEQALAAGAQFLVSPFQVPDVRPVADDADRLLVEGGLTPSELRTAAERGVAKLFPAHIGGVAYLKSLLAVLPGARIMATGGITVANTAEWLAAGAFTVSIGSDIRGNATRLRTLLDS; translated from the coding sequence ATGTCTCTCACCCCCGCCGTCCAGAGCGTCGTCGACCACCTCCAGCAGGCCCGAGCCGTTCCGACCGTACGGGCCGCCGACGCCGACGCCGCCTACGCACTGGCGCGCGAGCTGCTCGACGCCGGTTTCAGCACCTTCGAGTTCACGGCCACCACCCCCGGCTGGGAGGGCCTGGTGAAGGGCTGGCACCAGGAATTCCCGCAGGCGGTGTTCGGGCTCGGCACGGTCACCTCACCGCGGATCGCCGAGCAGGCGCTGGCCGCCGGCGCGCAGTTCCTGGTCAGCCCGTTCCAGGTGCCCGACGTCCGGCCCGTCGCGGACGACGCCGACCGGCTGCTGGTCGAGGGCGGCCTGACCCCCTCCGAACTGCGCACGGCCGCCGAACGCGGAGTGGCGAAGCTGTTCCCGGCACACATCGGTGGTGTCGCCTATCTCAAGTCGCTGCTGGCCGTACTCCCCGGCGCGCGGATCATGGCGACCGGCGGAATCACCGTGGCCAACACGGCCGAGTGGCTCGCCGCCGGTGCCTTCACCGTCAGCATCGGCAGCGACATCAGGGGCAACGCCACCAGGTTGCGCACCCTCCTCGACAGCTGA
- a CDS encoding IclR family transcriptional regulator has product MDREESLKSTGAPTNASSATRKPTPPELRPEGEHTTAPGQSETSGPVNSVAKALRVLHALAHPDAPHKLGEIAERSGVPKASTHRILATLIDEGYAVPDGEGRYGIGTQLRALAAQVLSDDTVGIDAVLRALQQRLGQAVHLAVLSGDHATYTHKVDPGLAYRIATEVGTRLPLHASAAGKVLLAYLPETETKALLDRAGLPARTSHTVTDRTTLLSQLETVRHTGYATDYEETDAAICSLAAPVLDTDGYPVGAVSVSSLAALVTEEQLTAFAPAVRQAAEEVSRRL; this is encoded by the coding sequence ATGGATCGCGAAGAGTCGCTGAAATCGACGGGCGCCCCGACGAACGCCTCGTCAGCTACGCGTAAACCCACACCGCCCGAACTCCGGCCCGAGGGCGAGCACACAACCGCCCCCGGACAGTCCGAGACCTCGGGCCCGGTCAACTCCGTCGCCAAGGCACTGCGCGTCCTGCACGCCCTCGCCCATCCCGACGCCCCCCACAAGCTGGGCGAGATCGCCGAGCGCTCCGGCGTCCCCAAGGCCAGCACCCACCGCATCCTCGCGACCCTGATCGACGAGGGCTACGCCGTCCCGGACGGCGAAGGGCGCTACGGCATCGGCACCCAACTGCGCGCACTGGCCGCCCAGGTACTCTCGGACGACACCGTCGGCATCGACGCGGTCCTGCGGGCACTCCAGCAACGCCTGGGCCAGGCAGTCCACTTGGCGGTCCTCAGCGGCGACCACGCCACCTACACCCACAAGGTCGACCCCGGCCTCGCCTACCGCATCGCCACCGAGGTGGGAACCCGCCTCCCCCTGCACGCCTCGGCCGCGGGCAAGGTACTGCTGGCCTACCTGCCCGAGACGGAGACGAAGGCGCTGCTCGACCGGGCCGGCCTCCCGGCCCGCACCTCACACACCGTCACCGACCGCACCACGCTGCTCAGCCAGCTGGAAACGGTCCGGCACACCGGTTACGCCACGGACTACGAAGAAACCGACGCGGCCATCTGCTCCCTCGCCGCTCCCGTACTCGACACCGACGGCTACCCCGTCGGCGCGGTCTCCGTGTCCTCCCTGGCCGCCCTCGTCACCGAGGAGCAGCTCACCGCGTTCGCCCCGGCGGTCCGGCAGGCGGCCGAGGAGGTCTCCCGCAGACTGTGA